Proteins encoded in a region of the Niveispirillum cyanobacteriorum genome:
- a CDS encoding LacI family DNA-binding transcriptional regulator — protein sequence MSDRKPTIIDVARAAGASIKTVSRVMNNERYVSAETRERVQRVMAELQFQPNKSAQSLKGDKSYLIAHVYGDPGGPYTGQIQMGLLTRFRDQGYHLLIEEIDYRGDDVEDRVSKLVNQLNLDAVVLTAPVTDNDTVISVIERANIPYVRVTPQHERDGGSSVRIDERAAANDLTMHLLAFGHRRIGFIKGPEHHAGTRLRYSGYCDALREYGLEPDPEIIEQGGFTYRSALPCTRRLLSLAEPPTAIVASNDEMAAAVLSVAHDRGLSLPGDLSVVGFDDIELAEMVWPPLTTVKQPIQELADAAAEILVNILTRRKQPGEPAPQAHRVLPHHVVIRRSTAPPARR from the coding sequence GTGTCAGATCGCAAGCCGACGATCATTGATGTGGCCCGCGCCGCCGGCGCGTCGATCAAGACCGTTTCCCGCGTCATGAACAATGAACGCTATGTCAGCGCGGAAACGCGCGAACGTGTTCAGCGTGTGATGGCGGAATTGCAGTTTCAGCCCAACAAGTCGGCGCAGAGCCTGAAGGGCGACAAATCGTACCTGATCGCCCATGTCTATGGTGACCCCGGCGGTCCCTATACCGGCCAGATCCAGATGGGCCTGCTGACCCGGTTCCGCGACCAGGGCTACCACCTGCTGATCGAGGAAATCGATTATCGCGGCGACGATGTGGAAGACCGCGTCAGCAAGCTGGTCAATCAGTTGAACCTGGACGCTGTCGTCCTGACCGCCCCCGTGACGGACAATGATACGGTCATCAGTGTCATCGAACGCGCCAACATCCCCTATGTCCGCGTCACGCCACAGCATGAACGCGATGGCGGCTCCTCCGTGCGGATTGATGAGAGGGCGGCGGCCAATGACCTGACAATGCATCTGCTGGCTTTCGGTCACCGGCGCATCGGCTTTATCAAGGGGCCGGAACATCATGCCGGCACCCGTCTGCGCTATTCCGGCTATTGCGATGCCCTACGCGAATATGGGCTGGAACCGGATCCGGAAATCATTGAACAAGGCGGCTTCACCTACCGTTCCGCCCTGCCCTGCACGCGCCGCCTGCTGTCGCTGGCCGAACCGCCGACGGCCATTGTGGCCTCCAACGACGAAATGGCCGCGGCCGTCCTTTCGGTGGCCCATGACCGAGGCCTGTCCCTACCGGGCGACCTATCGGTGGTCGGTTTCGACGATATAGAATTGGCCGAAATGGTCTGGCCGCCCCTGACAACGGTGAAGCAGCCCATCCAGGAACTGGCCGATGCAGCGGCGGAAATCCTGGTTAATATTCTGACACGGAGAAAGCAGCCGGGTGAGCCTGCACCCCAGGCCCATCGCGTGCTGCCCCACCATGTCGTAATCCGCCGGTCCACCGCCCCGCCTGCGCGGCGGTGA
- a CDS encoding mismatch-specific DNA-glycosylase: MILPDILAPGLHLVFCGTAPSRVSAAKGAYYANPGNAFWPTLARIGLVPDGWRATDFIRMNELGLGLTDLNKVEIGNDVDLTPDGFDIPGFMAKMRAHRPAAIAFTSKNGARLFLGTKAAILWGRQPADWEGIALFVLPSPSGQARASFDLGPWREAAAFVTSRRGG; this comes from the coding sequence ATGATCCTGCCCGATATCCTGGCCCCCGGCCTACACCTCGTCTTTTGCGGAACGGCGCCGTCGCGCGTGTCCGCCGCCAAGGGCGCCTACTACGCAAATCCCGGCAACGCCTTCTGGCCCACGCTGGCCCGTATCGGCCTGGTGCCGGATGGCTGGCGGGCCACTGACTTTATCCGTATGAATGAGTTGGGTCTGGGTCTGACCGATCTGAACAAGGTGGAGATCGGCAATGATGTCGATCTGACGCCGGACGGTTTCGACATCCCGGGTTTCATGGCCAAGATGCGCGCCCACCGTCCCGCCGCCATCGCTTTTACCAGCAAGAATGGCGCACGCCTATTTCTGGGCACAAAAGCAGCGATCCTGTGGGGACGGCAGCCGGCGGATTGGGAAGGGATCGCGCTGTTCGTGCTGCCATCGCCATCTGGACAGGCGCGGGCGAGCTTTGATCTCGGACCGTGGCGGGAGGCGGCGGCCTTCGTGACATCGCGAAGGGGTGGTTAG
- a CDS encoding transglycosylase SLT domain-containing protein has protein sequence MMNVPLSPALSRRALLGLAVGGLCLAATPAHAFTLAGTIWEETGRLAKLDPYLLYAVSYVESRQDRKGRTGPWPYAVRTNVESYYPEDFKSAMDLIHRLPAEEVKDADLGWMQVNVRWHGHRVADISHLLHPGINLRIGAGILREALDSLPGDTARAIGRYHTWMDEARGRDYGERVLALRERLRRA, from the coding sequence ATGATGAACGTGCCTTTAAGCCCTGCCCTGTCGCGCCGTGCCCTGCTGGGTCTGGCGGTGGGTGGCCTGTGTCTGGCTGCAACGCCTGCCCATGCCTTCACCCTGGCCGGCACCATATGGGAGGAGACGGGCCGTCTGGCGAAGCTGGACCCCTATCTGCTCTACGCTGTTTCCTATGTCGAAAGCCGTCAGGACCGCAAGGGCCGCACCGGCCCATGGCCCTATGCCGTGCGAACGAATGTAGAGTCCTACTACCCTGAGGATTTCAAGTCGGCCATGGACCTGATCCACCGCCTGCCCGCCGAAGAGGTGAAGGACGCGGACCTGGGCTGGATGCAGGTGAATGTGCGCTGGCACGGCCACCGTGTGGCCGATATCAGCCACCTGCTGCATCCCGGCATCAATCTGCGCATCGGGGCCGGCATCCTGCGGGAAGCGCTAGACAGCCTGCCCGGCGACACGGCCCGCGCCATCGGCCGCTACCATACCTGGATGGACGAGGCGCGGGGCCGCGATTATGGCGAACGCGTCCTGGCCCTGCGCGAACGGCTGCGAAGGGCGTAG
- the flgF gene encoding flagellar basal-body rod protein FlgF, giving the protein MENSLYITLSRQEALRRQLDVVSNNIANMNTTGFKSQRMLFLEYLERPDRQGDRMSFVQDFGLQRNVDAGPITVTNNELDVALRGDGYFAVETLTGTRYTRGGAFQLNTNREIVDRSGLPVLDTNNQRIVIPADATQIHIAGNGAVSTEQGQLGQLKVVTFADEQRMMELGGGLYEANQEEIAVEQPQITQGAIEGSNVQSVVEMTQMIDVLRTYQSVQKMIDTEHERIRGAIGKLARVQ; this is encoded by the coding sequence ATGGAAAATTCACTCTACATCACCCTGTCCCGCCAGGAAGCCCTGCGCCGGCAGTTGGACGTGGTGTCGAATAACATCGCGAACATGAACACCACCGGCTTCAAATCGCAGCGCATGCTGTTCCTGGAGTATCTGGAGCGTCCCGACCGTCAGGGCGACCGGATGAGCTTCGTTCAGGATTTCGGTTTGCAGCGCAATGTTGACGCCGGCCCCATCACCGTGACCAACAATGAACTGGATGTCGCCTTGCGCGGCGACGGTTATTTCGCTGTCGAAACGCTGACCGGCACCCGCTACACCCGTGGCGGCGCCTTCCAGCTGAACACCAACCGCGAGATCGTGGATCGCTCCGGCCTGCCGGTACTGGACACCAACAACCAGCGTATCGTCATCCCGGCTGACGCCACCCAGATCCACATCGCCGGCAACGGCGCCGTCAGCACGGAACAGGGTCAGCTGGGTCAGTTGAAGGTTGTGACCTTCGCTGATGAGCAGCGGATGATGGAACTGGGCGGCGGTCTCTATGAAGCCAACCAGGAAGAAATTGCCGTCGAGCAGCCCCAGATCACGCAGGGCGCCATCGAAGGCAGCAATGTTCAGAGCGTGGTGGAGATGACGCAGATGATCGATGTCCTGCGCACCTACCAGAGCGTTCAGAAGATGATCGACACCGAACATGAACGCATTCGCGGCGCCATCGGCAAGCTCGCCCGCGTTCAGTAA
- the flgA gene encoding flagellar basal body P-ring formation chaperone FlgA: MTRFAALMLAAVLLSGTAAQAATLKPAATVADGQILLGDLFDGLEPDVATRAVMVAPVPGRRASLDAPTLSRIAASNGIDWRASGGADRIVVERASVQVTNEAIVDGLRLALRDAGVGGQADVLLDNRTLSLFLPAGNDASVRVENLAYDAVRGRVTAEIIAPATGPEVVRQNIGARVMDMVELPVLARRMAMGEVIGDGDITYLRQPRDRVQAGAVVEASEMIGKTLRRAVAPNQAVNVRDVREPVVVGKGQAVTILLQSSTMSLTASGKALSDGGMGELVRIVNTSSNRVIEAVVAGPNLVTVNPSNPVIAPVSQVSGPSKKAAR, encoded by the coding sequence ATGACCCGCTTCGCCGCCCTGATGCTCGCCGCTGTCCTGCTGTCCGGCACCGCCGCACAGGCTGCTACGCTGAAGCCGGCTGCGACCGTGGCCGATGGGCAAATTCTGCTGGGTGACCTGTTCGACGGGCTGGAACCCGATGTCGCGACCCGCGCGGTCATGGTTGCCCCCGTTCCGGGCCGCCGCGCCAGCCTGGATGCCCCCACCCTGTCGCGCATCGCGGCCAGCAACGGCATCGACTGGCGTGCGTCGGGCGGGGCGGACCGGATCGTGGTCGAACGCGCCTCAGTGCAGGTAACGAACGAGGCCATCGTTGATGGGCTGCGTCTGGCCCTGCGCGATGCCGGGGTCGGCGGTCAGGCCGATGTGCTGCTGGATAACCGCACGCTCAGCCTGTTCCTGCCCGCAGGCAACGATGCCTCGGTCCGTGTGGAAAATCTTGCCTATGACGCGGTGCGTGGCCGCGTTACGGCGGAAATCATTGCCCCGGCTACTGGGCCGGAGGTAGTGCGGCAGAATATCGGCGCCCGCGTCATGGATATGGTGGAACTGCCCGTCCTGGCCCGACGCATGGCGATGGGAGAGGTGATCGGGGATGGTGACATCACCTATCTGCGGCAGCCGCGCGACCGGGTGCAGGCCGGCGCTGTTGTCGAAGCCTCTGAAATGATTGGAAAAACCCTGCGTCGAGCCGTTGCACCGAACCAGGCGGTGAATGTCCGCGACGTGCGGGAACCGGTGGTGGTGGGCAAGGGTCAGGCTGTCACCATCCTTCTGCAAAGCTCGACCATGAGCCTGACGGCATCGGGAAAAGCACTTTCTGATGGCGGCATGGGCGAGTTGGTACGGATTGTGAATACGTCCTCCAACAGAGTGATCGAGGCCGTGGTGGCCGGTCCCAATCTGGTGACCGTCAACCCGTCCAACCCGGTCATCGCCCCTGTCAGCCAAGTGTCGGGTCCGTCGAAGAAGGCGGCCCGGTAA
- the flgG gene encoding flagellar basal-body rod protein FlgG, translated as MRSLSIGSTGMLAQQLNVETISNNIANMTTTGYKRQRAEFQDLLYQNQRRVGSTSSDAGTIVPSGIQVGLGVKAAAIYRINEQGNINPTGNTLDVAINGQGYFQVQLPNGETAYTRAGSFQLNAEGTLVTADGYQVQPGIVVPQNTVDITINPNGEVLAKIDGQTVPQNVGQIQLAAFPNTAGLEAIGDNLLLETPASGQAITGNPGGPGFGRVMQGALETSNVNIVAEITQLITAQRAYEMNSRVISTTDQMMQSVSQLR; from the coding sequence ATGCGCAGCCTTTCCATTGGTTCCACCGGCATGCTGGCCCAGCAGCTGAATGTCGAAACCATCTCCAACAACATCGCCAACATGACCACGACCGGTTACAAGCGTCAGCGGGCCGAATTCCAGGACCTGCTGTACCAGAACCAGCGCCGCGTGGGCTCCACCTCGTCTGATGCCGGCACGATCGTACCGTCGGGCATCCAGGTGGGTCTGGGCGTCAAGGCCGCCGCCATCTACCGCATCAACGAACAGGGCAATATCAACCCGACCGGCAACACGCTGGACGTGGCCATCAACGGCCAGGGTTACTTCCAGGTGCAGCTGCCCAACGGCGAAACCGCCTATACCCGCGCCGGTTCGTTCCAGCTGAATGCCGAAGGTACCCTGGTCACCGCTGATGGTTATCAGGTGCAGCCCGGTATCGTGGTGCCGCAGAACACCGTGGATATCACCATCAACCCGAATGGCGAGGTTCTGGCCAAGATCGACGGCCAGACCGTGCCGCAGAATGTGGGCCAGATCCAGCTGGCGGCCTTCCCCAACACGGCGGGCCTGGAAGCCATCGGCGACAATCTGCTGCTGGAAACCCCGGCTTCCGGTCAGGCCATCACCGGCAATCCCGGCGGCCCCGGCTTTGGCCGCGTGATGCAGGGCGCGCTGGAGACCTCCAACGTCAATATCGTTGCCGAGATCACCCAGCTGATCACCGCCCAGCGCGCCTATGAAATGAACTCCCGCGTCATCTCCACCACGGATCAGATGATGCAGTCGGTCAGCCAGCTGCGCTGA
- a CDS encoding RidA family protein translates to MAKRDVVFPAGRQALYDIHRYSAAVRSGDLLFVSGQVGSREDGSPEPDFRKQVQLAFDNLAAVLKAAGCTFDDIVDVTTFHTDPERQFEIVNQVRSGVFLEQPWPNWTAVGVNWLAGFDFEIKVIARIP, encoded by the coding sequence ATGGCCAAGCGTGACGTGGTTTTCCCTGCCGGGCGACAGGCGCTATATGACATCCATCGCTACTCGGCGGCGGTTCGTTCGGGCGATCTACTGTTTGTTTCGGGTCAGGTCGGTAGTCGGGAAGATGGGTCGCCCGAACCGGACTTTAGAAAGCAGGTTCAACTCGCTTTTGACAACCTGGCTGCTGTGCTGAAGGCTGCGGGTTGCACCTTTGACGACATTGTCGATGTGACCACCTTTCACACTGATCCGGAACGTCAGTTTGAGATTGTCAATCAAGTCCGGTCGGGCGTCTTCCTCGAACAGCCCTGGCCGAATTGGACGGCGGTCGGCGTGAACTGGTTGGCCGGATTTGATTTCGAGATCAAGGTGATCGCCCGCATTCCCTGA
- the fliN gene encoding flagellar motor switch protein FliN, with protein MPDQDDIDAMFGEMASGGSVRALPEQQEISAVYDTEVEMSVVLGTSNIRVRDLLKLGRGAIVELDRKIDDLSDIVVSGRMVARGEVTIVEDKIAVTFREFARINN; from the coding sequence ATGCCCGATCAGGACGATATCGATGCCATGTTCGGCGAAATGGCCAGCGGCGGGTCGGTCCGCGCCCTTCCCGAACAGCAGGAAATCTCCGCCGTCTATGACACGGAGGTGGAGATGAGTGTCGTGCTGGGCACCTCCAATATCCGCGTGCGCGACCTGCTGAAGCTGGGTCGTGGCGCTATTGTGGAACTGGACCGTAAGATTGACGATCTGTCCGACATCGTTGTCTCTGGCCGCATGGTGGCGCGGGGTGAGGTGACGATTGTCGAAGACAAGATCGCCGTCACCTTCCGCGAATTCGCACGCATTAATAACTGA
- the flgH gene encoding flagellar basal body L-ring protein FlgH → MSARTLTARRSIRTALLLSLTVLPLTGCVTDKLAAVGQTPALSGIDDPSRDPNYRPVRLPMPEAPVQERQANSLWRAGARAFFKDQRAARVGDIMTVTIQINDRAQMQNNTTRTRDGSDTMGIPNLFGLESSTNNILPNAVDPGSLISASGTSNSTGTGQIQRQEQINLQVAALIVQVLPNGNMVVNGKQEVRVNNEVRELTLTGIIRPEDITSANTISYEKIAEARISYGGRGHITDVQAPRWGQQVLEAISPF, encoded by the coding sequence ATGTCCGCCCGTACCCTGACCGCCCGCCGTTCTATCCGCACCGCCCTGCTGCTGTCGCTGACCGTCCTGCCGTTGACCGGCTGCGTGACGGACAAGCTGGCGGCGGTCGGACAGACCCCGGCCCTGTCGGGTATCGACGACCCCTCGCGCGATCCCAACTACCGCCCCGTGCGCTTGCCGATGCCAGAAGCGCCAGTGCAGGAGCGTCAGGCCAATTCGCTGTGGCGCGCCGGCGCCCGCGCCTTCTTCAAGGATCAGCGCGCGGCCCGCGTCGGCGACATCATGACGGTCACGATCCAGATCAATGACCGCGCCCAGATGCAGAACAACACGACCCGCACCCGCGACGGCAGTGACACGATGGGCATCCCCAACCTGTTCGGCCTGGAATCCTCCACCAACAACATTCTGCCCAACGCCGTCGACCCCGGCAGCCTGATCAGCGCGTCTGGCACCTCCAACAGCACGGGCACTGGCCAGATCCAGCGTCAGGAACAGATCAACTTGCAGGTGGCCGCCCTGATCGTGCAGGTTCTGCCCAATGGCAACATGGTGGTGAATGGTAAGCAGGAGGTCCGCGTCAATAACGAGGTGCGCGAACTGACCCTGACCGGCATCATCCGGCCCGAAGACATCACGTCGGCCAACACCATCTCTTACGAGAAGATTGCCGAGGCCCGTATCTCTTACGGCGGTCGCGGCCACATCACCGATGTGCAGGCCCCGCGCTGGGGCCAGCAGGTCCTGGAAGCCATCAGCCCGTTCTGA
- a CDS encoding TetR/AcrR family transcriptional regulator — MVEETRAKLIEAARRSFATHGFAAASMDELTAEVGLTRGALYHNFGDKKGLLLAVIDQIDAEMLARMRVAQEKAANPWEAFMCEALAYIEMALEPEIQRIMLLDGPAVLGDPSQWPNQTACLRRTTVILQALIDEGTVRTVDAEAAARLLNGAALNAALWIAAAPHPVGVLPKAIEAFRLLANGLLRTPA, encoded by the coding sequence ATGGTCGAGGAAACGCGCGCAAAGCTGATTGAGGCCGCGCGCCGTTCATTTGCCACCCATGGCTTCGCGGCGGCCTCGATGGATGAACTGACAGCAGAGGTCGGGCTGACGCGTGGAGCGCTCTATCACAATTTCGGGGACAAGAAAGGGCTGCTCCTCGCCGTGATCGACCAGATTGATGCGGAAATGCTGGCGCGGATGCGTGTGGCACAGGAGAAGGCGGCGAACCCCTGGGAAGCATTTATGTGCGAAGCGCTGGCCTATATCGAAATGGCGCTCGAACCGGAAATCCAGCGCATCATGCTGCTGGATGGGCCTGCTGTACTGGGTGACCCTTCGCAATGGCCAAATCAAACTGCGTGCCTGCGCAGGACCACCGTGATTTTGCAGGCACTGATCGATGAGGGTACGGTAAGGACAGTAGATGCCGAGGCTGCTGCCCGGTTGTTGAACGGCGCGGCATTGAACGCAGCCCTTTGGATCGCGGCGGCACCGCACCCCGTTGGTGTTTTACCAAAAGCAATTGAGGCGTTCCGACTACTGGCCAACGGACTGCTGCGCACGCCGGCCTAA
- a CDS encoding protoglobin domain-containing protein — MPKDCAPDTTNAEERLDFFRLDGVARAALRDARQVLMPTLPDMAAGFYARLATIPRLAPMIAVKGKVPRLTSSQVDHWGALFDGQFDEAYFARARRIGLAHDRIGLEPRWYVGAYAHFLDDIFSALMDRRWPKERTRDALSAVMRATLLDMELAISAYAQSGEASRIKQELLQLTDQIERDIEETVSGVAEQAGHMAESADRLGVIAGDLHDAAAAMAEAAANALSDVQAVATATEQLEAASRAIAEQVVQSATVTDTVAWQAGDAAAIVTGLSEATSRISNVARLVQAIAAQTKLLALNANIEAARAGDAGRGFAVVAGEVKSLARQTEEAIGTVNVQAVDIRAATDATGKSVDGMVRDIRRVDAISGQVRDATDQQRQATAEISRGALSAADQARLLADRAGGMLDHARMTGDTAAEVRSMAAGVNDMLSGLRRRVTEVLRASTAGDRRRSVRLPLSIGFEAEFGDSRLTGRTLDLSVEGCLLHGVVAGCSLGTAGRLHLEGVGPVRARVRAVSSAGLHIGFEEVPAETEQALRRLLVRD; from the coding sequence ATGCCCAAGGATTGCGCGCCCGACACAACCAATGCCGAAGAGCGTCTGGATTTCTTTCGCCTGGATGGTGTGGCGCGGGCCGCCCTTCGCGACGCCCGCCAAGTTTTAATGCCAACGCTGCCTGACATGGCCGCCGGCTTCTACGCACGCCTGGCCACGATTCCCAGGTTGGCACCAATGATCGCGGTCAAGGGAAAGGTACCCCGCCTGACATCGTCACAGGTGGATCATTGGGGTGCCCTTTTTGATGGGCAGTTCGATGAGGCCTATTTCGCCCGTGCCCGCCGCATCGGTCTGGCCCATGACCGGATCGGGTTGGAACCGCGCTGGTATGTCGGGGCCTATGCGCATTTCCTGGACGATATCTTTTCGGCTCTTATGGACCGTCGCTGGCCAAAGGAACGGACCCGTGATGCCCTGTCGGCGGTCATGCGGGCGACACTGCTGGACATGGAACTGGCCATTTCCGCCTATGCCCAAAGCGGGGAGGCGTCGCGCATCAAGCAGGAGCTGCTGCAACTGACCGACCAGATCGAACGCGACATTGAAGAGACGGTGTCGGGCGTGGCCGAACAGGCGGGGCATATGGCGGAAAGTGCCGACCGGCTGGGTGTCATTGCCGGTGACCTGCATGATGCCGCCGCCGCCATGGCCGAGGCGGCTGCCAACGCTCTGTCGGATGTGCAGGCTGTTGCGACCGCAACGGAGCAGTTGGAGGCTGCCAGCCGCGCCATCGCCGAGCAGGTGGTGCAGAGCGCGACTGTCACCGATACTGTGGCCTGGCAGGCAGGCGATGCCGCTGCCATTGTAACTGGCTTGTCAGAAGCCACATCCCGCATCAGCAATGTCGCAAGACTGGTCCAGGCAATCGCGGCGCAGACTAAACTGCTGGCGCTAAACGCCAATATCGAGGCTGCGCGGGCTGGTGATGCCGGGCGTGGCTTCGCCGTGGTTGCGGGGGAGGTGAAAAGCCTTGCCCGTCAGACCGAGGAGGCGATTGGAACCGTTAATGTGCAGGCAGTCGATATCCGCGCGGCAACAGATGCCACCGGCAAATCGGTGGATGGCATGGTTCGCGATATCCGGCGTGTCGATGCCATATCCGGTCAGGTGCGCGATGCCACGGATCAGCAGCGTCAGGCGACGGCTGAAATCTCCCGTGGCGCACTGTCTGCCGCAGATCAGGCACGGCTGCTGGCCGACCGCGCGGGCGGCATGCTGGATCATGCCCGGATGACGGGGGATACCGCAGCAGAGGTGCGGTCCATGGCTGCCGGCGTGAATGACATGCTATCCGGCCTGCGTCGCCGCGTGACAGAGGTGCTGCGTGCCTCCACAGCCGGCGACCGGCGGCGCAGCGTGCGCCTGCCCCTGTCCATCGGATTCGAGGCGGAGTTTGGCGACAGCCGCCTGACGGGGCGGACCCTGGACCTGTCGGTTGAAGGCTGTCTGCTGCATGGCGTAGTAGCGGGTTGTTCCCTGGGCACTGCTGGCCGCCTTCATCTGGAGGGGGTGGGGCCCGTCCGGGCCCGTGTCCGCGCGGTCAGCAGTGCAGGGCTTCATATCGGGTTCGAGGAGGTGCCGGCGGAGACAGAACAGGCATTGCGCCGTCTGCTCGTCCGCGACTGA
- a CDS encoding MmcQ/YjbR family DNA-binding protein, translated as MDRAAFRVARIFVTLRPDGRSANFKFTLEEQELKCLVAADAFAAIPNGWGRQGWTQTILANLTEPELDAALRMAWAHAQPTRRKR; from the coding sequence ATGGACCGCGCGGCCTTCCGTGTGGCCCGCATCTTCGTGACCCTGAGGCCCGATGGCAGAAGTGCGAATTTCAAGTTCACGCTGGAGGAGCAGGAACTGAAATGCCTGGTGGCCGCTGATGCCTTCGCCGCCATTCCCAATGGCTGGGGACGGCAGGGCTGGACCCAGACTATACTTGCCAACCTGACCGAACCGGAACTGGATGCCGCCCTTCGCATGGCCTGGGCGCATGCCCAGCCCACACGGCGTAAACGCTGA
- a CDS encoding PA0069 family radical SAM protein: MSGRMAVDVLTPHALKGRAAVSNHGSRFDRESRVRVDDGWGCDGGLPEKVRTIIMADTARSIISRNDSPDVPFESSINPYRGCEHGCVYCFARPTHAYLGLSPGLDFETQLFAKRDAAQLLTKELRSRSYVCKPLALGANTDPYQPVEREEGITRDILSVCRDFNQPVSIITKSANVLRDLDILAPMAAQGLARVAVSITSLDRDLARTMEPRASTPGKRLDAVRALSGAGVPVAVLTSPMIPALNDHEMEAILEAAAEAGATAASYILLRLPLEIADLFGEWLREHYPDRAERVLSLVRQTREGALYRSDFSTRMKGTGAYAELLRSRFRLAIKRLGMDRRTWDMDCSRFRVPDAPVKQLSLF, from the coding sequence ATGAGCGGGCGGATGGCCGTGGATGTTCTGACACCACATGCGTTGAAGGGCAGAGCGGCGGTTAGCAACCACGGGTCCCGGTTTGACCGGGAAAGCCGGGTTCGGGTCGATGACGGCTGGGGCTGTGATGGCGGCCTGCCGGAAAAGGTGCGGACCATAATCATGGCTGATACGGCGCGCAGCATTATCAGCCGCAATGACAGCCCTGATGTGCCGTTTGAAAGCTCCATCAACCCGTATCGCGGGTGTGAGCATGGTTGTGTGTATTGTTTTGCCCGGCCTACCCATGCCTATCTGGGCCTGTCACCAGGGCTGGATTTTGAGACGCAACTCTTCGCCAAGCGGGATGCGGCACAGTTGCTGACCAAGGAACTGCGCTCACGTTCCTATGTCTGCAAGCCGCTGGCCCTGGGCGCCAATACCGATCCTTATCAACCGGTAGAGCGGGAGGAGGGGATAACGCGGGACATCCTGAGCGTCTGTCGCGATTTCAACCAGCCGGTCAGCATCATCACCAAATCAGCCAATGTCCTGCGAGACCTGGATATCCTGGCGCCCATGGCGGCACAGGGGCTGGCGCGGGTCGCCGTGTCCATCACCAGCCTGGACCGCGATCTGGCCCGGACCATGGAGCCGCGCGCCAGTACGCCGGGTAAGCGGCTGGACGCTGTCAGGGCCCTGTCGGGGGCGGGGGTGCCGGTGGCGGTGCTGACCAGTCCCATGATCCCGGCCCTGAACGACCATGAGATGGAAGCCATCCTGGAGGCGGCGGCGGAAGCGGGGGCGACGGCGGCCAGCTATATCCTGCTGCGCCTGCCGCTGGAGATTGCCGACCTGTTCGGGGAATGGCTGCGCGAACATTATCCCGACCGGGCCGAACGGGTGCTGTCGCTGGTCCGGCAGACACGGGAGGGGGCCCTGTACCGGTCAGACTTTTCGACCCGGATGAAGGGAACGGGCGCCTATGCCGAATTGCTGCGCAGCCGGTTCCGGCTGGCCATCAAGCGGCTGGGCATGGATCGCAGGACCTGGGACATGGATTGTTCGCGTTTCAGGGTGCCGGATGCGCCGGTGAAGCAACTGTCCCTGTTCTGA
- a CDS encoding Crp/Fnr family transcriptional regulator, protein MVKATQIEAAWRGTAACQSCGVRHLVLFADLQAEDFAHIHTPIEEVHVEAGTQLYSMGDDAGAILTIRRGLVKLVTLLPDGTQRIVRLVRVGGVAGLEALVKSSYDHIAVALQPVEYCRIPVATVNQLQARTPRLHQRLMEKWHEALSTADGFLANLSTGNARQRVARLLLLLADETPYGPVRLFTREDMGAILAITLETASRTISDFKRTGAIRDVGHGQAVCDTDALTLIADEG, encoded by the coding sequence ATGGTGAAGGCGACGCAGATCGAGGCCGCCTGGAGGGGAACCGCCGCCTGTCAAAGCTGCGGCGTGCGCCATCTGGTGCTGTTCGCCGATTTGCAGGCAGAGGATTTTGCCCATATCCACACGCCCATTGAGGAGGTCCATGTCGAGGCTGGCACCCAGCTTTACAGCATGGGCGATGATGCCGGCGCCATCTTGACCATCCGGCGCGGGCTGGTGAAACTGGTCACCCTGCTGCCCGACGGAACCCAGCGTATCGTGCGGCTTGTGCGTGTTGGCGGTGTCGCCGGGCTGGAGGCATTGGTAAAGTCCAGCTACGACCATATCGCCGTGGCATTGCAGCCAGTCGAATATTGCCGCATCCCTGTCGCCACTGTGAATCAGCTCCAGGCGCGCACCCCGCGTCTGCATCAGCGCCTGATGGAAAAATGGCATGAGGCGTTGAGCACAGCCGACGGCTTCCTGGCCAATCTTTCCACCGGGAATGCCCGGCAGCGCGTGGCCCGTCTGCTGCTGTTGCTGGCCGACGAAACGCCCTACGGCCCTGTACGGCTTTTCACGCGGGAGGATATGGGCGCCATCCTGGCCATCACGCTGGAAACCGCCAGCCGCACCATCTCCGACTTCAAACGTACCGGCGCCATCCGTGACGTGGGGCACGGTCAGGCCGTCTGCGACACCGACGCTCTGACCCTTATAGCAGATGAGGGCTGA